A stretch of the Arachis stenosperma cultivar V10309 chromosome 6, arast.V10309.gnm1.PFL2, whole genome shotgun sequence genome encodes the following:
- the LOC130934379 gene encoding kinesin-like protein KIN-7K, chloroplastic, whose translation MASKQGVKPRRFGGASSTSKGAANSPTSSTTSSSKQFLETSVDGQSSPASSSARSKPHAFYPEPVPLDVHRAKENVTVTVRFRPLNPREIRQGEEIAWYADGETIVRNEYNPSIAYAYDRVFGPTTTTRHVYDVASQHVVSGAMEGINGTIFAYGVTSSGKTHTMHGDQRSPGIIPLAVKDAFSIIQETPNREFLLRVSYLEIYNEVVNDLLNPAGQNLRIREDAQGTFVEGIKEEVVLSPAHALSLIAAGEEHRHVGSTNFNLLSSRSHTIFTLTIESSPCGENSEGEAVTLSQLNLIDLAGSESSKAETTGMRRREGSYINKSLLTLGTVISKLTEDKPSHIPYRDSKLTRLLQSSLSGHGRVSLICTVTPSSSSTEETHNTLKFAHRAKHIEIQAAQNKIIDEKSLIKKYQQEIQCLKEELEQLKRGIVTVQPKDTGEDDIVLLKQKLEDGQVKLQSRLEQEEEAKAALLGRIQRLTKLILVSTKASHSTRFPNRPGPRRRHSFGEEELAYLPYKRRDLILDEENIDLYVNLEGNVESTVDSLKEEKKTKKHGLLNWLKLRKRDGGLTGTSDKSSGAKSTSTPSTPQGESGNHAESRLSHSLAAESSPSADLISEAREDKDTHEDSLLGPETPLTSIKSVDQIDLLREQHKILCGEVALHSSALKRLSEETARNPQDGQIHVEMKKLKDEIKAKSEQIDLLEKQISNSVVVSDKMDQSGISQKTVSELMAQLNEKSFELEVKVADNHIIQEQLNQKIGECENLRETIASLKQQLEDALELRNFSAAANHSQHCELHLDQGNELINDTNEGLLLQAQIEELKQKVKELTDAKDQLELRNQKLAEESSYAKGLASAAAVELKALSEEVAKLMNHNERLAAELAASKNSSSQRRTSGTVQNGRRESHGRLRRNDQGGSNADVKRELALSKERELSYEAALLERDQKEAELQRKVEESKQREAYLENELANMWVLVAKLKKSQGADNDASASTREFQFNEFDI comes from the exons TCCGCTCGAAGCAAGCCGCACGCGTTCTATCCGGAACCTGTGCCGTTGGATGTACACAGGGCCAAAGAGAATGTCACCGTCACCGTCCGATTTCGTCCTCTCAA TCCGAGGGAGATTCGTCAGGGAGAAGAGATTGCTTGGTATGCTGACGGAGAAACCATAGTGCGAAACGAGTATAATCCCTCCATAGCGTATGCATACG ATCGTGTCTTTGGTCCCACGACCACAACTCGTCATGTTTATGATGTTGCTTCTCAGCATGTTGTTAGTGGTGCTATGGAGGGCATCAATG GTACAATATTTGCATATGGGGTAACAAGCAGCGGGAAGACTCATACAATGCAT GGTGATCAAAGATCTCCCGGAATCATACCTCTTGCCGTGAAGGATGCTTTTAGCATTATCCAAGAG ACTCCAAATCGGGAGTTCCTCCTTCGTGTTTCATACTTGGAGATATACAATGAG GTTGTTAATGACTTACTAAATCCAGCAGGACAGAACTTAAGAATCAGAGAGGATGCTCAG GGAACCTTCGTTGAGGGAATAAAGGAAGAGGTTGTACTCTCCCCTGCTCATGCACTGTCCCTGATAGCTGCTGGAGAAG AGCACAGACATGTGGGATCCACAAACTTCAACCTACTCAGCAGTAGGAGCCATACAATATTTACCCTG ACCATAGAGAGTAGTCCATGCGGTGAAAATAGTGAAGGAGAAGCTGTGACACTGTCACAACTG AATCTCATCGATCTGGCAGGTTCTGAGAGCTCAAAAGCTGAAACAACTGGCatgagaagaagagaaggatcTTATATCAATAAAAGTCTTCTAACTCTTGGAACT GTCATTTCAAAATTAACCGAAGATAAACCCAGTCACATACCTTATAGGGACTCCAAACTGACTAGACTACTTCAGTCTTCACTCAGTGGTCATGGACGTGTATCT CTTATCTGCACAGTGACTCCTTCCTCAAGTAGTACTGAGGAGACACATAATACATTGAAGTTTGCTCACCGGGCAAAGCATATTGAAATCCAAGCAGCACAAAACAAA ATAATTGATGAGAAGTCACTTATCAAGAAATACCAACAAGAGATTCAATGCCTAAAGGAAGAATTGGAACAACTAAAGAGGGGTATTGTTACAGTTCAACCAAAAGATACTGGGGAAGATGACATTGTGCTTCTGAAACAAAAG TTAGAGGATGGTCAAGTTAAGTTGCAATCCCGATtggaacaagaagaagaagctaaagCTGCTTTGTTAGGAAGAATTCAACGGCTGACTAAACTGATTTTGGTCTCCACAAAAGCATCACATTCAACCAGATTTCCTAACAGGCCTGGTCCTCGTAGAAGACATTCCTTTGGAGAAGAGGAG CTGGCATACCTTCCATACAAGAGGCGGGATTTAATCTTGGATGAGGAAAATATTGATTTGTATGTTAATCTGGAGGGAAATGTTGAATCAACTGTTGATTCTTTGAAGGAGGAAAAAAAGACAAAGAAACATGGACTACTAAACTGGTTGAAGTTACGT AAACGAGACGGTGGCTTGACAGGCACTAGTGATAAATCCAGTGGTGCAAAATCTACCAGCACACCTTCAACACCTCAAGGAGAAAGTGGTAACCATGCAGAATCCCGGCTTTCTCATTCTCTAGCTGCAGAAAGTTCTCCATCGGCTGATCTTATATCAGAGGCAAGAGAGGATAAAGATACTCACGAGGATAGTTTATTGGGACCAGAAACACCTTTG ACAAGCATCAAGTCAGTTGATCAGATCGATCTTCTAAGGGAGCAGCACAAGATTTTATGTGGAGAAGTTGCCCTTCATTCAAGTGCTTTGAAGAGGCTGTCTGAGGAAACAGCACGAAATCCTCAGGATGGTCAGATTCAT GTGGAGATGAAAAAGTTGAAAGATGAAATCAAGGCAAAGAGTGAACAAATAGATTTGCTGGAAAAGCAAATTTCTAATTCTGTCGTTGTTTCAGATAAGATGGATCAATCAGGAATATCACAG aAGACTGTTTCTGAGTTGATGGCACAGCTAAATGAGAAATCTTTCGAACTTGAG GTCAAAGTAGCAGATAATCATATAATTCAAGAACAGCTTAATCAGAAG ATTGGTGAATGTGAAAATCTGCGAGAAACGATTGCCTCTCTGAAACAGCAACTTGAAGATGCACTGGAGTTGAGAAATTTCAGCGCTGCAGCAAATCATTCTCAACATTGTGAACTTCATCTTGACCAGGGAAATGAGTTGATAAATGATACAAATGAAGGGCTGCTTTTACAAGCACAG ATAGAAGAGCTGAAGCAGAAGGTGAAAGAACTAACAGATGCAAAAGACCAGCTAGAACTTCGAAATCAGAAACTGGCAGAAGAGAGTTCATATGCTAAAGGACTAGCTTCAGCTGCTGCGGTTGAGCTCAAGGCATTGTCAGAAGAAGTTGCCAAACTCATGAATCATAATGAAAGACTAGCTGCTGAGCTAGCTGCATCCAAGAATTCATCTTCACAGCGCAGAACCAGTGGAACTGTACAAAATGGACGAAGGGAAAGTCATGGTAGACTCAGACGAAATGATCAGGGTGGGTCAAATGCAGATGTCAAGAGAGAATTAGCCTTGAGTAAAGAAAGGGAACTTTCATATGAAGCTGCTCTTTTAGAGAGAGATCAGAAGGAGGCCGAGCTTCAAAGAAAGGTTGAGGAATCTAAGCAAAGAGAAGCGTATCTTGAAAATGAGCTTGCTAACATGTGGGTTCTTGTGGCAAAGCTAAAAAAGTCGCAAGGAGCTGACAATGATGCTTCTGCGTCAACCAGAGAGTTTCAATTTAATGAGTTTGACATTTGA